In Nitrosophilus labii, the following proteins share a genomic window:
- a CDS encoding MFS transporter, with amino-acid sequence MINKNIIYLGLVSFFTDFASAMINPILPIFIVVYLNEGVDKLGIIVAIATLVSYALRLVSGYISDRYGIVKPLVVAGYALSALSKPLMGFATSYKSVAVLKAFERVGKALRSAPKDALIANYGKKSQMGKTFGFHKTLDIAGELLGTVLLFLLLYFLGKSEEIIRNIFYATIIPGAIALFIVIFFVKDAPKKKVKKEFKLTDQDKVVVGNLFFYFIFIFFFFNEAFFTMQAKDVGIDTVFIPLLFIVSTLTQTLTSYISGIIIDKTGHYTALIISYLFGILSLLLLNLNQDIFIWMAFGFLGLFTVFSLNANRAYIASFCDNKASVYGIFYAAIALFGSLGAYAIGYLWEYYGKSFALNFALIGTSITTFIFLSKIIYKYFRN; translated from the coding sequence TTGATAAACAAAAATATAATCTACCTTGGACTCGTAAGTTTCTTCACTGATTTTGCCAGTGCAATGATAAATCCGATTCTTCCTATATTTATCGTGGTTTATCTAAACGAAGGAGTGGACAAACTTGGCATCATTGTCGCTATTGCTACTTTGGTTTCATACGCCTTAAGGCTCGTAAGTGGATACATCTCTGATAGATACGGCATAGTTAAACCTTTAGTAGTAGCCGGTTATGCTCTGTCTGCTCTTAGCAAACCATTGATGGGATTTGCAACCTCTTATAAAAGCGTTGCTGTTCTAAAAGCGTTTGAGAGAGTAGGAAAAGCTTTACGTTCGGCTCCAAAAGACGCGCTGATTGCTAATTATGGTAAAAAAAGTCAGATGGGAAAAACTTTTGGTTTTCACAAAACTTTAGATATAGCCGGTGAACTCTTGGGGACGGTTTTGCTATTTTTGCTTCTATATTTTTTAGGAAAAAGTGAAGAGATAATCAGAAACATATTTTATGCTACTATAATTCCCGGAGCTATCGCCCTCTTTATTGTTATATTTTTTGTAAAAGATGCTCCTAAAAAAAAGGTGAAAAAAGAGTTTAAACTTACAGACCAAGATAAAGTAGTTGTGGGTAATCTGTTTTTTTACTTTATATTTATCTTTTTCTTCTTCAATGAGGCTTTTTTCACTATGCAAGCAAAAGATGTCGGTATAGATACCGTATTTATACCTCTTCTTTTCATCGTATCTACTCTAACTCAAACTTTAACAAGCTATATATCTGGTATCATAATAGATAAAACAGGGCACTATACAGCATTAATTATCTCATATCTATTTGGCATACTCTCATTACTTCTTTTAAATCTAAACCAAGATATATTTATATGGATGGCTTTTGGCTTTTTAGGACTTTTTACCGTATTTTCACTAAATGCCAACAGAGCATATATAGCCTCTTTTTGTGACAACAAAGCAAGCGTTTACGGTATTTTTTATGCCGCAATAGCACTGTTTGGCTCTCTAGGGGCTTACGCCATCGGTTATTTGTGGGAATATTATGG